Proteins from one Mycobacterium sp. SMC-2 genomic window:
- a CDS encoding DNA polymerase IV, producing the protein MVAPTPSWILHVDLDQFLASVELRRRPELAGLPVIVGGNGDPTEPRKVVTCASYEAREFGVHAGMPLRAAARRCPEATFLPSDAAAYDAASEQVMGLLRDLGHPVEVWGWDEAYVGVEGADPTEVAEEIRTVISSETGLSCSIGISDNKQRAKVATGFAKPAGIFTLTDANWMTLMADRPVDVLWGVGPKTAKKLAALGITTVRELAHADAELLTSTFGPRTGLWLLLLAKGGGGTGVSAEPWIPRSRSHVVTFARDLTDRVEIDSAITQLAERALADVVASGRIVTRVAVTVRMATFYTRTKIRKLEAPTTDRNTIVAAALRVLDLFELDRPIRLLGVRLELAMPG; encoded by the coding sequence ATGGTCGCGCCGACGCCCAGCTGGATATTGCACGTCGACCTCGATCAGTTTCTGGCGTCGGTGGAGTTGCGGCGCCGCCCCGAGCTGGCCGGGCTGCCGGTCATCGTCGGCGGCAACGGCGATCCGACCGAACCGCGCAAGGTGGTCACCTGCGCCTCCTATGAGGCCAGGGAGTTCGGCGTGCACGCCGGCATGCCGCTGCGGGCCGCCGCGCGCCGCTGCCCGGAGGCGACGTTTCTGCCGTCGGACGCCGCCGCCTACGACGCGGCGTCCGAACAGGTGATGGGGTTGCTCCGCGACCTGGGGCACCCGGTCGAGGTGTGGGGCTGGGACGAGGCGTACGTCGGGGTGGAGGGGGCCGATCCGACCGAGGTGGCCGAAGAGATCCGCACCGTCATCTCGTCGGAAACCGGGCTGTCCTGCTCGATCGGGATCAGCGACAACAAGCAGCGCGCCAAGGTCGCAACCGGATTCGCCAAACCGGCGGGCATCTTCACGCTCACCGATGCGAACTGGATGACCCTGATGGCGGACCGTCCGGTCGACGTGCTCTGGGGTGTCGGCCCCAAGACGGCGAAAAAGCTTGCGGCCCTGGGGATAACGACGGTACGCGAACTCGCCCACGCCGATGCCGAGCTGCTGACGTCCACCTTCGGCCCGCGCACCGGCCTGTGGTTGTTGCTGCTGGCGAAGGGCGGCGGCGGCACCGGCGTCAGCGCCGAGCCGTGGATCCCACGATCCCGCAGCCACGTCGTCACCTTCGCGCGCGACCTCACCGATCGCGTCGAAATAGATTCTGCCATAACACAATTGGCCGAACGGGCACTGGCGGACGTGGTGGCGTCGGGCCGGATCGTGACGCGGGTCGCGGTCACCGTGCGAATGGCGACGTTCTACACCCGCACCAAGATCCGCAAGTTGGAGGCGCCCACCACCGATCGCAACACGATCGTCGCCGCGGCGCTGCGCGTCCTGGATCTATTCGAGCTCGACCGCCCGATCCGGCTGCTCGGGGTGCGCCTCGAGCTGGCCATGCCGGGCTAG
- a CDS encoding homocitrate synthase, producing MTLSFTEPGPAHQCVAAAWFAQQFGAALPRGLREQAAAMTWERFVATYSPTAGPVRLRNWACTDTDRRLGPQPRNFRAMIAVGDRISTATAAASGPIAALSAMLHERGIPVEILKFHQLRSAGHTATFVCGSDGARMEWAMGWCEDPTQSALRAVIACANRLIA from the coding sequence ATGACTCTTTCCTTTACGGAACCGGGCCCTGCGCACCAATGCGTCGCCGCAGCCTGGTTCGCCCAGCAGTTCGGCGCCGCGCTGCCCCGCGGTCTGCGCGAGCAGGCGGCTGCGATGACCTGGGAGCGTTTCGTCGCGACCTACAGCCCCACGGCCGGCCCCGTCCGCTTGCGCAACTGGGCGTGCACCGACACCGACCGACGGCTGGGGCCGCAGCCGCGCAACTTCCGGGCCATGATCGCCGTCGGCGATCGCATCAGCACGGCAACCGCCGCCGCCAGCGGCCCAATCGCGGCACTCAGCGCGATGCTGCACGAGCGCGGAATCCCGGTGGAGATCCTCAAGTTTCATCAGCTGCGCTCGGCCGGGCACACCGCCACGTTCGTCTGCGGCAGCGACGGGGCCCGCATGGAATGGGCGATGGGCTGGTGCGAGGATCCGACACAGTCGGCATTGCGCGCGGTGATCGCGTGCGCCAACCGGCTGATCGCCTAG
- a CDS encoding redoxin NrdH encodes MSITVYTKPACVQCSATFKALDKQGIGYEKVDITLDNEARDYVMALGYLQAPVVVAGDDHWSGFRPDRIKALAESALIA; translated from the coding sequence ATGAGCATCACGGTGTACACCAAGCCGGCATGCGTGCAGTGCAGCGCCACGTTCAAGGCCCTGGACAAGCAGGGCATCGGCTACGAGAAGGTCGACATCACGCTGGACAACGAGGCGCGCGACTACGTGATGGCGCTGGGTTACTTGCAGGCCCCCGTGGTGGTGGCGGGCGACGACCACTGGTCGGGTTTCCGGCCGGACCGCATCAAGGCGCTCGCGGAATCGGCGCTCATCGCGTAG
- a CDS encoding TetR/AcrR family transcriptional regulator encodes MSSHPATGESGGQRRGDKQRQAILQAVRELLQEKPFAELSVSTISLRAGVARSGFYFYFDSKYAVLAQLMAEAARELEELTQDFAPRQPGESPEQFAKRMVGSAAAVYAHNDPVMTACNEARNTDVEIRNLMDQQFEVVLGQIVSIVEAEMQAGTANPISDDLPTLIRTLAGTTALMLTGDPILAGRDSDRDRRVRVLERLWLHALWGGHP; translated from the coding sequence ATGAGCAGCCACCCCGCCACTGGCGAGTCGGGCGGGCAGCGGCGCGGCGACAAACAGCGCCAGGCCATCCTGCAGGCGGTGCGGGAACTGCTGCAGGAGAAGCCATTCGCGGAGCTGTCGGTCAGCACCATCAGCCTCCGCGCCGGGGTGGCCCGCTCCGGCTTCTACTTCTACTTCGACTCCAAGTACGCCGTGCTCGCCCAGCTGATGGCCGAGGCCGCCCGGGAACTCGAAGAGCTCACCCAGGATTTCGCCCCACGCCAGCCGGGCGAGTCGCCGGAGCAGTTCGCAAAACGCATGGTCGGCAGCGCGGCGGCCGTCTATGCGCACAACGACCCAGTGATGACCGCCTGCAACGAGGCCCGCAACACCGACGTCGAGATCCGTAACCTCATGGATCAACAATTCGAGGTGGTGCTGGGTCAGATCGTCTCCATCGTCGAGGCCGAGATGCAGGCCGGGACCGCCAACCCCATCAGCGACGACCTGCCGACACTGATCCGAACCCTGGCCGGTACCACCGCGCTGATGCTGACCGGCGATCCCATCCTGGCCGGCCGCGACAGCGATCGCGACCGCCGCGTGCGCGTGCTCGAGCGGTTGTGGCTGCACGCGCTGTGGGGCGGGCACCCCTAG
- a CDS encoding NAD(P)H-dependent oxidoreductase, giving the protein MADSIKILVLVGSLRAASINRQIAELAAEVAPDGVTVTVFEGLAELPFYNEEIDDAMSPDAALPAPVAALRAAGAEADAALVVTPEYNGSIPAVIKNAIDWLSRPFGNGALQGKPLAVIGGSFGQYGGVWAHDETRKSFAIAGARVVESIKLSVPFKTLEGKAPAEHAEVSANVRDVVGKLAAEIG; this is encoded by the coding sequence GTGGCGGACAGCATCAAAATTCTGGTTCTGGTGGGGAGCCTGCGCGCGGCGTCGATCAATCGCCAGATCGCCGAGCTGGCGGCGGAGGTCGCCCCCGACGGCGTCACCGTCACGGTGTTCGAAGGGCTGGCGGAGCTGCCGTTCTACAACGAGGAGATCGACGACGCGATGAGCCCCGACGCTGCGCTGCCGGCTCCGGTGGCCGCGCTGCGCGCCGCGGGGGCCGAGGCCGACGCCGCGCTGGTGGTCACCCCGGAATACAACGGCAGCATCCCAGCCGTCATCAAGAACGCGATCGACTGGCTGTCCCGCCCGTTCGGCAACGGCGCGCTGCAGGGCAAGCCGCTGGCGGTCATCGGGGGGTCCTTCGGCCAGTACGGCGGGGTATGGGCGCACGACGAAACCCGTAAGTCGTTCGCGATCGCCGGCGCACGCGTGGTGGAGTCGATCAAGCTCTCGGTGCCGTTCAAAACTCTGGAGGGCAAGGCCCCGGCGGAGCACGCCGAGGTCTCGGCGAACGTGCGCGACGTCGTGGGCAAGCTGGCCGCCGAAATCGGCTGA
- the istB gene encoding IS21-like element helper ATPase IstB, with product MSTTRRPDATPAVKPIEVSADLKALMRRLKLGRLLDTLPERLALARSNRLPHHDFLEMLLADEVTRRDRESAARRAKTAQLDPQMQLQAWDDTAAVSYDRQLWAELTSLRFLADAYNVLIMGPVGVGKTFLANALGHIAVRRHHSVHTERADKLFKRLRGARLDGSYEDEMRKLHRVELLIIDDLALHRLEATETNDFYELIVERHRTASTVITSNREPPEILTMMADPLLAQSAMDRLQSAAYELVVEGESYRQRQKPRPRKPVNSDQPN from the coding sequence ATGAGCACAACCCGCCGCCCCGATGCCACCCCCGCGGTCAAGCCGATCGAGGTGTCTGCAGACCTCAAAGCGCTGATGCGCCGCCTCAAGCTCGGCCGCCTGCTCGACACCCTGCCCGAACGGCTCGCGCTGGCACGATCGAATCGGCTGCCACACCACGACTTCCTGGAAATGCTGCTAGCCGATGAGGTCACCCGCCGCGACCGCGAGTCCGCCGCCCGCCGCGCCAAGACAGCACAATTGGATCCGCAGATGCAGCTGCAGGCCTGGGATGACACCGCCGCGGTCAGCTACGACCGCCAACTATGGGCAGAGTTGACCTCGCTGCGGTTTCTGGCCGACGCCTACAACGTGCTCATCATGGGACCGGTCGGAGTCGGAAAAACGTTCCTGGCCAACGCATTAGGCCACATCGCCGTGCGACGTCACCACAGCGTGCATACCGAACGCGCCGACAAACTGTTCAAACGCCTCCGCGGAGCACGGCTAGACGGCAGCTATGAAGACGAGATGCGCAAACTACACCGCGTCGAGCTGCTCATCATCGATGACCTCGCGTTGCACCGGCTTGAGGCCACCGAGACCAATGACTTCTACGAGCTCATCGTGGAACGCCACCGCACCGCATCAACGGTCATCACCAGCAACCGCGAACCACCGGAGATCCTCACCATGATGGCCGACCCACTCCTGGCCCAGTCGGCGATGGACCGGCTCCAATCCGCGGCCTACGAACTCGTCGTCGAGGGCGAGTCCTACCGGCAACGCCAGAAACCCCGTCCTCGAAAGCCGGTCAATTCGGACCAGCCGAATTGA
- a CDS encoding SDR family oxidoreductase translates to MGQQGYYAGKRCLVTGAASGIGRATALRLAAQGAELYLTDRHRDGLELTVADARALGARVPEHRAFDVADYDEVARFAADIHRDHPSMDIVLNIAGVSAWGTVDRLTHEQWSKMIAINLMGPIHVIETFVPPMVAARNGGHLVNVSSAAGLVALPWHAAYSASKYGLRGLSEVLRFDLARHRIGVSVVVPGAVNTPLVQTVEIAGVDREDPKVARWVNRFSGHAVSPERAAQKILSGVAKNRYLIYTSADIRALYAFKRLAWWPYSVAMRQVNVLFTRALRPAPAPLARHGQLEAHPEQPDRAVELE, encoded by the coding sequence ATGGGGCAGCAGGGGTATTACGCAGGCAAACGGTGTCTGGTCACGGGCGCGGCCAGCGGCATCGGCCGCGCCACCGCGTTGCGGCTGGCCGCACAGGGCGCCGAGCTGTATCTGACCGACCGCCACCGCGATGGTCTCGAGTTGACCGTGGCCGACGCGCGCGCGCTGGGCGCGCGGGTGCCCGAGCATCGGGCCTTCGACGTCGCCGACTACGACGAGGTGGCGCGGTTCGCCGCCGACATCCATCGCGACCACCCGAGCATGGACATCGTGCTCAACATCGCCGGAGTGTCGGCCTGGGGCACCGTCGACCGGCTGACCCACGAGCAGTGGAGCAAGATGATCGCGATCAACCTGATGGGTCCGATCCACGTCATCGAAACGTTCGTCCCGCCGATGGTGGCGGCCCGCAACGGCGGGCACCTGGTCAACGTGTCGTCGGCGGCCGGGTTGGTCGCGCTCCCGTGGCACGCCGCCTACAGCGCCAGCAAGTACGGCTTGCGCGGCCTGTCGGAGGTGCTGCGCTTCGACCTGGCCCGGCACCGCATCGGGGTGTCGGTGGTGGTGCCGGGCGCGGTCAACACCCCGCTGGTCCAGACCGTCGAGATCGCCGGCGTGGACCGCGAAGATCCCAAGGTCGCCCGTTGGGTGAACCGCTTCAGCGGCCACGCCGTCTCGCCGGAGAGGGCGGCCCAGAAGATCCTTTCCGGGGTGGCCAAGAACCGCTACCTGATCTACACCTCGGCGGACATCCGGGCGCTGTACGCGTTCAAGCGGCTGGCCTGGTGGCCCTACAGCGTGGCCATGCGTCAGGTCAACGTGCTGTTCACGCGAGCGCTGCGGCCCGCCCCGGCGCCGCTAGCCCGGCATGGCCAGCTCGAGGCGCACCCCGAGCAGCCGGATCGGGCGGTCGAGCTCGAATAG
- the istA gene encoding IS21 family transposase: MSYREVSVIEVREMLRLWLQGHGLREVARLSGTDRKTVRRYVDRARACGLDRDGDGCQLTDELLAAVIAGVRPSRPNGKSQAWETIAAQHEQIKAWLKQDLTLTKVHTLLGRRGVVVSYRTLHRYATTELGFGIRQATVPVADCEPGAELQVDFGRLGMLTDAADGRRRVVQGLIFTAVYSRHMFVWPTYRQTLHEVIAGFEAAWAFFGGVFAVAIPDNMKAIVDKADATDPKLNDAFREYAQARGFVVDPTRIRSPRDKPRVERCVQYVRSNFFAGEDFRNLSDCRARAEQWCGQVAGMRIHGTTRLRPAEVFATDELPHLKPAPDEVFDIPTWSRPKVAPDRHVQVAKALYSVPGELIGRRLDARVDARTVKLYWRGELIKVHPVMAPGRRHTDPADLPAEVSVYAMRDINTLQRKASAHGQHVGAYAAAVLEHPLPWTKMRQVYRLLGLVRRHGADAVDDACQRALDAEVIDVGLIERMLTRGAGAQLPLIPNPPQASRFVRAATDFAVRRPS, encoded by the coding sequence ATGAGCTACCGGGAGGTGTCGGTGATCGAAGTCAGGGAGATGCTGCGGTTGTGGCTGCAGGGTCATGGGTTGCGCGAGGTGGCCCGGTTATCGGGCACGGACCGCAAAACGGTGCGCCGGTATGTGGACCGCGCCCGCGCGTGCGGGCTGGACCGTGACGGCGACGGGTGTCAGTTGACCGACGAGCTGTTGGCGGCGGTGATCGCCGGCGTGCGGCCGAGTCGGCCCAACGGCAAGAGCCAGGCCTGGGAGACCATCGCCGCCCAGCACGAGCAGATCAAGGCGTGGCTGAAGCAAGACTTGACTCTGACGAAGGTGCACACGCTGCTTGGGCGTCGGGGCGTGGTGGTGTCGTATCGAACGTTGCATCGCTATGCCACAACGGAATTGGGGTTCGGGATTCGGCAGGCCACGGTGCCGGTGGCCGATTGCGAGCCCGGTGCTGAACTGCAGGTCGATTTCGGTCGGCTCGGAATGCTCACTGATGCCGCGGATGGCCGCCGGCGGGTAGTGCAGGGGTTGATCTTCACTGCGGTGTATTCGCGGCACATGTTCGTCTGGCCGACCTACCGGCAGACGCTTCACGAGGTGATCGCCGGGTTTGAGGCCGCGTGGGCATTCTTCGGCGGGGTGTTCGCGGTGGCGATCCCCGACAACATGAAGGCCATCGTCGACAAGGCTGATGCGACCGATCCGAAACTTAATGACGCCTTCCGCGAATACGCTCAGGCGCGGGGCTTCGTCGTGGACCCCACCCGCATCCGCAGCCCGCGCGACAAGCCTAGGGTTGAGCGCTGTGTCCAATATGTTCGGTCGAATTTCTTTGCTGGAGAAGACTTTCGGAATCTGAGTGACTGCCGGGCACGAGCCGAGCAGTGGTGTGGGCAGGTGGCGGGGATGCGGATACACGGCACCACTCGGCTGCGCCCGGCCGAGGTATTCGCCACCGACGAGCTACCCCACCTCAAACCGGCACCCGACGAGGTGTTCGACATCCCGACCTGGAGCCGGCCCAAGGTGGCTCCCGATCGGCACGTGCAGGTCGCCAAGGCGCTCTACAGCGTTCCCGGTGAGCTGATTGGGCGCCGGCTGGATGCCCGGGTGGATGCGCGCACGGTGAAGCTGTATTGGCGCGGTGAGCTGATCAAGGTCCATCCGGTCATGGCGCCAGGACGCCGCCATACCGACCCCGCTGATCTACCGGCCGAGGTGTCGGTCTATGCGATGCGAGATATCAACACCTTGCAGCGCAAGGCATCCGCACACGGGCAGCATGTCGGCGCCTACGCGGCGGCGGTGCTGGAGCATCCGCTGCCGTGGACCAAGATGCGCCAGGTCTACCGACTCCTGGGACTGGTGCGCCGCCACGGCGCCGACGCGGTCGATGACGCCTGCCAGCGCGCGCTGGACGCCGAGGTCATCGACGTCGGGCTGATCGAGCGCATGCTTACCCGCGGTGCCGGCGCACAGCTGCCGCTGATCCCGAACCCGCCGCAGGCGTCGCGGTTCGTCCGCGCGGCCACCGACTTCGCGGTGCGCAGGCCCTCATGA
- a CDS encoding TetR/AcrR family transcriptional regulator: MSSVERLGELPICAPEAPQPERGDAARNRALLLDAARCLVAKRGADAVTMDDVAAAAGVGKGTLFRRFGSRAGLMTVLLDEDERAIQQAFLFGPPPLGPDAPPLDRLVAFGRERIRFAHTHHALLSAAHRDPHSRYGPPATVMRTHVRVLLQSARTTGDLDAQTDALLALLDTDYVEHKLNDGGYTLDTLGDAWESLARKLCGR; the protein is encoded by the coding sequence GTGAGCAGTGTCGAGCGGTTGGGCGAACTGCCCATCTGCGCGCCGGAAGCGCCCCAGCCAGAGCGGGGCGACGCGGCGCGTAACCGGGCGCTGCTCTTGGACGCGGCCCGCTGCCTGGTCGCCAAGCGCGGCGCGGACGCGGTCACCATGGACGACGTCGCCGCCGCGGCCGGCGTGGGCAAGGGCACGTTGTTTCGCCGGTTCGGCAGCCGCGCCGGCCTGATGACGGTGCTGCTCGACGAGGACGAGCGGGCCATCCAGCAAGCCTTCCTGTTCGGGCCGCCGCCGCTGGGCCCCGACGCTCCCCCGCTGGACCGGCTGGTGGCGTTCGGCCGCGAGCGGATCCGGTTCGCCCACACCCATCACGCGCTGTTGTCGGCGGCCCACCGCGACCCGCACAGCCGCTACGGCCCGCCGGCCACGGTAATGCGCACGCACGTGCGGGTGCTGTTGCAATCGGCGCGCACGACCGGCGATCTGGACGCCCAGACCGACGCCCTGCTCGCCCTGCTCGACACCGACTATGTGGAGCACAAGCTCAACGACGGGGGGTACACCTTGGACACGTTGGGCGACGCATGGGAAAGCCTGGCCCGCAAGCTTTGTGGGCGGTGA
- a CDS encoding sensor histidine kinase, translating to MIESESAGVTAGTEVGKLGFVHSALIYQSQQEYIDFVTRFVSDGLAMDEAVMVAVPSDKLALLDDALPGLPADLQMVDITEIARNPSRLMAMEGSFVDDHPDQRVRIVSQLAWPGRTEEELVACVEHEALVNTAMDGYQVTGLCLYDGSRLDDDVLADARATHPLLWRGGALHRSAEYAPDAALRRCNRPLPANPGAVTYTVRKSADLSPARSFATDYAGWVGLSEDGIEDLQLVATELASNSLMYTDGACQLAFWRDDGYLVCEARDTGCFEDPLVGRMDPGPRGPASRGLYLVNAVSDLVRTHTTASGTTIQAYLRFDPSAGPTG from the coding sequence GTGATTGAAAGCGAGAGTGCTGGAGTGACCGCGGGCACCGAAGTCGGCAAGCTCGGATTCGTCCACTCCGCACTCATCTACCAATCCCAGCAGGAGTACATCGATTTCGTGACCCGCTTCGTCAGCGACGGGTTGGCGATGGACGAGGCGGTGATGGTCGCGGTGCCGTCCGACAAGTTGGCGTTGCTTGACGACGCGCTGCCCGGGTTGCCGGCCGATCTGCAAATGGTCGACATCACTGAGATCGCCCGCAACCCGAGCCGGCTCATGGCGATGGAGGGGTCTTTCGTCGACGACCACCCCGACCAACGGGTGCGCATCGTCAGTCAACTCGCCTGGCCCGGCCGCACCGAGGAGGAACTGGTGGCCTGTGTGGAGCACGAGGCGCTGGTGAACACCGCCATGGACGGCTACCAGGTGACCGGTTTGTGCCTGTACGACGGCAGTCGGCTCGACGACGACGTGCTGGCGGACGCGCGCGCGACGCACCCCTTGCTGTGGCGGGGCGGCGCGCTGCACCGCAGCGCGGAGTATGCGCCCGATGCCGCCCTGCGGCGCTGCAACCGGCCGCTGCCCGCTAACCCGGGGGCCGTCACCTACACCGTCAGGAAGTCGGCGGACCTCAGCCCCGCGCGGTCGTTCGCTACCGACTACGCCGGGTGGGTCGGGTTGTCCGAGGACGGAATCGAGGACCTGCAGTTGGTCGCCACCGAGCTGGCCAGCAACAGCTTGATGTACACCGACGGCGCCTGCCAGCTCGCGTTCTGGCGGGACGACGGATACCTGGTGTGCGAGGCACGCGACACCGGATGCTTCGAGGATCCGCTGGTGGGCCGGATGGACCCGGGGCCGCGCGGCCCCGCCAGCCGCGGCCTGTACCTGGTCAACGCCGTCTCGGACCTGGTGCGCACCCACACCACCGCGAGCGGGACGACGATCCAGGCTTACCTCCGGTTCGATCCGTCGGCCGGGCCTACTGGGTAA
- a CDS encoding IS110 family transposase, producing MGKVLAQFMIDHTAEGIAMLIRRLAKYGDPTQIHIGIERPNGRLVDLLLEAGHPVIPVSPNAIKTWRDGEVISGAKSDAGDALVIAEYLRLRHHRLHPVAPYSAQTKALRTVVRTRDDIVAMRVSATNQLSALLDDHWPGAKAIFADIESPISLAFLRQYPTAGSTSRLGEKRLAAFLAKHGYSGRRPASELLGRLRATPRAPPTPPCRSPSPTP from the coding sequence GTGGGAAAAGTATTGGCACAGTTCATGATTGACCACACTGCGGAAGGCATTGCCATGCTGATCCGTAGACTCGCCAAGTACGGCGATCCCACCCAGATACACATCGGGATCGAGCGACCCAATGGGCGGTTGGTCGACCTGCTGCTCGAGGCCGGCCACCCGGTCATCCCGGTATCGCCGAACGCCATCAAAACCTGGCGCGACGGCGAAGTCATCTCCGGCGCTAAGTCCGACGCCGGCGACGCACTGGTGATCGCCGAGTACCTGCGACTGCGCCACCACCGACTGCATCCCGTAGCGCCCTACAGTGCTCAGACCAAGGCACTTCGCACGGTAGTGCGCACCCGCGATGACATCGTCGCCATGCGGGTATCGGCCACCAACCAACTCAGCGCCTTGCTCGATGACCACTGGCCCGGCGCCAAGGCGATCTTCGCCGATATCGAGTCCCCGATCAGCCTGGCGTTCCTGCGCCAGTACCCCACTGCGGGCAGCACATCGCGCCTCGGTGAGAAACGCCTGGCCGCGTTCCTGGCCAAGCACGGCTACTCCGGCCGTCGGCCAGCCAGCGAGCTGCTGGGCCGGCTGCGCGCGACCCCGCGGGCACCACCGACCCCACCCTGTCGGTCGCCGTCGCCGACGCCGTAG
- a CDS encoding cytochrome P450 has translation MTATISTPQYLLDQARRRFTPTLNTIPGMGAVEKRLLAHEWDTKVLAEPPAGSGLKPVLGDAGLPILGHIIEMFRGGPDYALHLYRTRGPLHFLDSPIMPAVTALGPDATQAVFSNKNKDFSQKGWHPVIGPFFNRGLMMLDFEEHLYHRRIMQEAFTRGRLTGYVEHIDRVASDIVANWPTNDARFLFHPAMKELTLDVASLVFMGHEPGTDHDLVTKVNQAFTITTRAGGAIIRQPLPPFKWWRGLRARKLLEDYFIERVRERRHATGNDMLTVLCHTEDEDGNSFTDEDIVNHMIFLMMAAHDTSTSTTTTMVYNMAANPEWQERAREESARLGDGPLDIEALEKLETLELIMNESLRMVTPLPFNMRQAIRDTELLGYYIPAGTNITIWPGMNHRLPELWTDPDKFDPERFAEPRSEHKKHRYAFAPFGGGAHKCIGMVFGQLEVKTVVHRLLRRYRLELARPGYQPHWDYGGMPIPMDGMPIVLRPL, from the coding sequence GTGACCGCCACGATCAGCACCCCGCAGTACCTGCTGGACCAGGCGCGGCGCCGGTTCACCCCGACGCTGAACACCATCCCGGGGATGGGTGCGGTCGAAAAGCGGCTACTTGCCCACGAGTGGGACACCAAAGTCCTGGCCGAACCGCCCGCCGGCAGCGGCCTCAAGCCCGTTCTGGGTGACGCCGGCCTCCCGATCCTGGGCCACATCATCGAGATGTTCCGGGGCGGGCCGGACTACGCGCTGCACCTGTATCGCACCCGCGGCCCCCTGCACTTCCTCGACTCGCCGATCATGCCCGCGGTCACCGCGCTGGGGCCCGACGCCACCCAGGCGGTGTTCTCCAACAAGAACAAGGACTTCTCGCAAAAGGGCTGGCACCCGGTGATCGGCCCGTTCTTCAACCGCGGCCTGATGATGCTGGACTTCGAAGAGCACCTGTATCACCGGCGCATCATGCAGGAGGCCTTCACCCGCGGCCGCCTCACCGGCTACGTCGAGCACATCGACCGGGTGGCGAGCGACATCGTCGCCAACTGGCCGACTAACGACGCGCGGTTCCTTTTCCACCCGGCGATGAAGGAACTCACCCTGGACGTGGCGTCGCTGGTGTTCATGGGACACGAGCCGGGCACCGACCACGACCTGGTCACCAAGGTCAATCAGGCTTTCACGATCACGACGCGCGCGGGCGGCGCGATCATTCGGCAGCCGCTTCCGCCGTTCAAGTGGTGGCGCGGCCTGCGGGCCCGCAAGCTGCTCGAGGACTACTTCATCGAGCGGGTCCGGGAGCGGCGCCACGCCACCGGCAACGACATGCTCACCGTGCTCTGCCACACGGAAGACGAGGACGGCAACAGCTTCACCGACGAAGACATCGTCAACCACATGATCTTCCTGATGATGGCCGCCCACGACACGTCGACGTCGACGACCACCACGATGGTCTACAACATGGCCGCCAACCCGGAGTGGCAGGAGCGGGCGCGTGAGGAGTCGGCCCGACTCGGCGACGGACCGCTGGACATCGAGGCGCTGGAGAAGCTGGAGACGCTCGAACTGATCATGAACGAGTCCCTGCGCATGGTGACTCCGCTGCCGTTCAACATGCGGCAGGCCATCCGTGACACCGAGCTGCTGGGGTACTACATCCCCGCCGGGACCAACATCACCATCTGGCCCGGCATGAACCACCGCCTGCCCGAATTGTGGACGGACCCGGACAAATTCGATCCCGAGCGCTTCGCCGAGCCGCGCTCCGAGCACAAGAAACATCGGTATGCCTTCGCGCCGTTCGGTGGTGGAGCGCACAAGTGCATCGGCATGGTGTTCGGTCAGCTGGAGGTCAAGACCGTCGTGCACCGGCTGCTGCGCCGCTACCGGCTGGAGCTGGCCCGGCCCGGCTACCAGCCGCACTGGGACTACGGCGGCATGCCGATACCGATGGACGGCATGCCGATCGTGCTGCGCCCGCTGTGA
- a CDS encoding transposase: protein MLEALNSAAKTLDRSVIARLGKHPDAEIFTSLPRSGQINAAQVLAEWGDSRAAYDGPDAVAALAGATPVTKASGKQHAVHFRWACNKRFRRALTTFADNSRHQSPWAADIYARARARGHDHPHAVRILARAWIRVIYRCWHDHRPYDPNLHGGTQRLLPQTA from the coding sequence GTGCTGGAGGCCCTCAACAGCGCCGCCAAAACTCTCGACCGCTCCGTCATCGCCCGCCTCGGGAAGCACCCGGACGCCGAGATCTTCACGTCGCTGCCAAGGTCGGGTCAGATCAACGCCGCCCAGGTGCTCGCCGAGTGGGGCGACTCCCGGGCAGCCTACGACGGACCCGACGCCGTAGCGGCTCTGGCCGGAGCCACTCCAGTGACCAAAGCCTCCGGCAAACAGCACGCCGTGCACTTCCGCTGGGCCTGCAACAAACGCTTCCGCCGGGCACTGACCACCTTCGCCGACAACAGTCGTCACCAAAGTCCTTGGGCCGCCGACATCTACGCCCGAGCCCGCGCTCGCGGACACGACCACCCTCACGCCGTACGTATCCTCGCCCGCGCCTGGATCCGCGTCATCTACCGCTGCTGGCACGACCACCGCCCCTACGACCCCAACCTCCACGGCGGAACACAAAGACTGTTGCCACAAACAGCCTGA